A DNA window from Burkholderiales bacterium contains the following coding sequences:
- a CDS encoding thymidylate synthase has product MRQYLNLMQHILENGTRKNDRTGTGTLSVFGHQLRFDLNAGFPLLTTKKIHLKSIIHELLWFLKGETNTKYLKENGVTIWDEWADENGNLGPVYGYQWRSWPAPDGRHIDQIAKIIEEIRRNPDSRRLLVSAWNVADLDKMALLPCHAFFQFYVAQGKLSCQLYQRSADMFLGVPFNIASYSLLTLMVAQICELKPGEFVHTFGDAHLYLNHLEQAREQLSRQPKKLPMMNINPAVKNIFDFKYQDFTLEDYEPHPAIKAPIAV; this is encoded by the coding sequence ATGCGGCAGTATTTGAACCTGATGCAGCACATCCTCGAGAATGGGACGAGGAAAAATGACCGCACCGGCACCGGCACCTTGAGCGTTTTCGGCCATCAGCTGCGCTTCGATTTGAATGCAGGTTTCCCGCTCCTCACCACTAAAAAAATCCATCTCAAATCCATCATCCACGAGCTGCTGTGGTTTCTCAAAGGCGAGACCAATACCAAATATCTGAAAGAAAACGGCGTTACCATCTGGGATGAGTGGGCGGATGAAAACGGCAATCTCGGCCCGGTGTACGGCTACCAATGGCGCTCCTGGCCCGCGCCCGATGGACGGCACATCGACCAGATTGCGAAGATCATCGAGGAAATAAGGAGAAATCCGGATTCGCGCCGGCTCTTAGTTTCGGCCTGGAACGTCGCCGACCTCGACAAGATGGCGCTGCTGCCCTGCCATGCTTTCTTCCAGTTTTACGTGGCGCAAGGCAAACTTTCCTGCCAGCTTTACCAGAGAAGCGCCGATATGTTTCTCGGCGTGCCGTTCAACATTGCTTCCTATTCGCTGCTCACGCTGATGGTGGCGCAGATATGCGAATTGAAGCCCGGCGAATTTGTGCATACCTTCGGCGACGCGCATCTTTATCTCAACCATCTCGAGCAGGCGCGCGAGCAATTGTCACGGCAGCCAAAGAAACTGCCGATGATGAACATCAATCCTGCGGTAAAAAATATATTCGACTTTAAATACCAGGATTTCACTCTAGAAGACTACGAGCCTCATCCCGCGATCAAGGCACCGATCGCGGTCTAG
- the dcd gene encoding dCTP deaminase, with translation MSIKSDKWIRRMAEQHRMIEPYEPNQIKQVNGQRVVSFGTSSYGYDVRCSSEFKLFTNINTTIVDPKSFDEKSFVDIKGDFCIIPPNSFALARTVEYFRIPRNVLTLCLGKSTYARCGIIVNVTPLEPEWEGYVTLEFSNTTPLPAKIYANEGVAQVVFFESDEVCATSYKDRGGKYQGQHGVTLPKI, from the coding sequence ATGTCCATCAAATCCGACAAATGGATCCGCCGCATGGCGGAGCAACACCGCATGATCGAGCCGTATGAGCCCAACCAGATTAAACAGGTGAACGGCCAACGCGTGGTGTCTTTCGGTACTTCGAGCTACGGCTACGACGTCCGCTGTTCGAGCGAATTCAAGCTTTTCACCAACATCAACACCACCATCGTCGATCCCAAGAGTTTTGACGAAAAATCATTCGTGGATATCAAGGGCGATTTCTGCATCATTCCGCCGAATTCTTTTGCGCTGGCGCGCACCGTCGAGTATTTCCGCATCCCGAGAAATGTGCTGACCCTGTGCTTGGGCAAATCCACCTACGCCCGCTGCGGCATCATCGTCAACGTGACGCCGCTGGAGCCGGAATGGGAGGGCTACGTGACGCTGGAGTTTTCCAATACGACGCCCCTGCCGGCAAAAATCTATGCCAATGAAGGGGTTGCGCAAGTGGTGTTCTTCGAGTCGGACGAAGTCTGCGCCACATCCTACAAAGACCGTGGCGGCAAATACCAAGGCCAGCACGGCGTGACCCTGCCGAAAATTTAA
- the aroC gene encoding chorismate synthase — protein sequence MSGNTLGRLFCVSSFGESHGPAIGCVVDGCPPGMALSAEDIQKELDRRKPGTSRHVTQRRESDTVEILSGVFEGKTTGTPIALLIRNEDARPKDYSAIMDTFRPGHADYTYWQKYGIRDYRGGGRQSARETAVRVAAAAIAKKWLREKYGVMIRGYMSQLGPIEIPFKTWDAVNSNPFFAADASLVPKLEEFMDKLRKSGDSCGAKITTIAGHVPVGWGEPVYDKLDADIAYAMMSINAVKGVEIGAGFASVEQKGSEHSDEMTPEGFLSNNAGGILGGISTGQDIVVNIAVKPTSSIRLPRRSIDKQGKPAIVETHGRHDPCVGIRATPIAEAMLALVLMDHALRHRAQNADVKCPTPKIPAKAGKSAASKGKVVHKENPEPDEA from the coding sequence ATGTCCGGCAACACCTTGGGGCGACTTTTTTGCGTGTCTTCCTTCGGCGAATCACACGGGCCGGCGATCGGCTGCGTAGTGGATGGCTGCCCGCCCGGAATGGCGCTCTCCGCCGAGGATATCCAAAAGGAACTCGACCGGCGCAAGCCCGGCACCTCGCGCCATGTCACGCAGCGGCGCGAATCCGACACGGTGGAAATCCTCTCCGGCGTGTTTGAAGGCAAAACCACCGGCACGCCGATTGCGCTCCTGATTCGCAACGAGGATGCGCGCCCCAAGGATTACAGCGCCATCATGGATACCTTCCGTCCGGGACATGCCGATTACACCTACTGGCAGAAATACGGCATTCGCGATTACCGCGGCGGCGGCCGGCAGTCGGCGCGCGAAACCGCGGTGCGCGTTGCGGCGGCGGCGATTGCAAAAAAATGGCTGCGCGAAAAATACGGTGTGATGATCCGCGGCTACATGTCGCAGCTGGGTCCGATCGAAATCCCGTTCAAAACATGGGACGCGGTGAACAGCAATCCGTTCTTCGCCGCGGACGCGAGCTTGGTGCCCAAGCTTGAGGAGTTCATGGACAAGCTAAGGAAATCGGGCGATTCCTGCGGTGCGAAAATTACAACGATTGCCGGGCATGTGCCGGTGGGCTGGGGCGAGCCGGTGTACGACAAGCTCGACGCCGACATCGCCTATGCCATGATGAGCATCAACGCGGTGAAAGGCGTGGAAATCGGCGCGGGCTTCGCCAGCGTGGAACAGAAAGGCAGCGAGCATTCCGATGAAATGACGCCCGAAGGTTTTCTGTCGAACAACGCTGGCGGCATCCTCGGCGGCATTTCCACCGGCCAGGACATCGTGGTCAATATCGCGGTGAAGCCCACCTCCAGCATTCGGCTCCCGCGCCGCTCCATAGACAAGCAGGGCAAGCCCGCTATCGTCGAAACGCACGGCCGCCACGATCCTTGCGTCGGCATCCGCGCCACTCCCATCGCCGAAGCCATGCTGGCGCTGGTGCTGATGGATCATGCGCTGCGCCACCGCGCGCAAAACGCTGATGTGAAATGTCCCACGCCCAAAATTCCGGCAAAGGCCGGCAAAAGCGCAGCTTCAAAGGGCAAAGTTGTGCACAAGGAAAATCCCGAGCCGGATGAGGCTTAA
- a CDS encoding BON domain-containing protein: MSILFCKTVFACVLLASVPAFADDELAQINPNTEAFFKKYDANHDGFLTRRELKGRRDLLRVFDEADADHDGKLDLDEYAAAEVTLHRAKAERFAEDSLITARVKAAMLKDPDIKSLDVSVDTYRGHVLLSGFVEDQEQVHKAERIASGVRGVVSVKNALIVKI, translated from the coding sequence ATGAGTATCCTTTTTTGCAAAACCGTGTTCGCCTGCGTGTTGCTGGCGAGCGTGCCGGCGTTTGCCGACGATGAGCTGGCGCAAATCAATCCCAATACCGAAGCGTTTTTCAAAAAATACGACGCCAATCACGACGGCTTTCTCACCCGGCGGGAACTGAAAGGACGCCGTGACCTGTTGCGCGTATTTGACGAAGCGGACGCCGATCATGACGGCAAACTCGATCTGGATGAGTACGCCGCCGCGGAAGTGACGCTGCATCGCGCCAAAGCGGAACGCTTCGCCGAAGACAGCCTGATCACCGCGCGCGTCAAGGCCGCCATGTTGAAGGACCCCGACATCAAGTCGCTCGACGTGAGCGTGGACACCTACCGCGGCCATGTGCTGCTCTCCGGCTTTGTCGAGGATCAGGAGCAGGTGCACAAGGCGGAACGCATCGCGTCCGGTGTGCGCGGCGTGGTATCGGTGAAGAACGCCCTGATTGTAAAGATTTAG
- a CDS encoding leucyl aminopeptidase family protein, with protein MLARLEPHSANLSATALRKTAHVLFVLPKVKTLPDVPADETLRAQFRRRGLRPEELAQTPLCATLPHGGLAAWVMLDASKPVFEQQTVLRKALQPLLEENPQTLCISVHGNGQQRAQAAQRAVYAAWVNGAKLPSRKSKTKAKPLARIKLHGCGNRNEFNALRAQAEGNLLCRELTVLPPNELTPGAYRKRIRELAKDCGWRHEEYDLRKLRRMGAGAFVAVAQGSHEGDAAIVHLRYRHPQARQTLALVGKGICFDTGGHNLKPARYMQGMHEDMNGSAVCLGILLAATRAKLPVNIECWLAIAQNHIGPKAYKQNEVVKALNGTTIEIVHTDAEGRMVLADTLTLAAKAKPSLIIDFATLTGSMGVALGERYSGVLGNREEWLVRAVRAGKLSGERVCAFPLDEDYEQPLESKIADIKQCAMDSEADHILAARFLKRFVNNLPWLHMDLSASSCKGGLGAVGTDVTGFGVGWGLEMLRNL; from the coding sequence ATGCTGGCGAGGCTCGAGCCGCATTCCGCAAACCTTTCCGCAACAGCATTGCGGAAAACAGCGCATGTCTTGTTTGTGCTGCCCAAGGTGAAAACGCTTCCGGATGTGCCGGCTGATGAAACCTTGCGCGCCCAGTTCAGGCGCCGCGGCTTGAGGCCGGAGGAACTGGCGCAGACGCCTTTGTGCGCCACGCTCCCGCACGGCGGGCTGGCGGCTTGGGTCATGCTCGATGCTTCCAAACCGGTATTCGAACAGCAAACCGTGCTGCGCAAGGCGCTGCAGCCGCTCCTGGAAGAGAACCCGCAAACGCTTTGCATCTCGGTGCATGGCAACGGGCAGCAGCGGGCGCAGGCGGCGCAGCGGGCTGTTTATGCGGCATGGGTGAATGGTGCGAAACTTCCCAGCAGAAAAAGCAAAACCAAAGCTAAGCCGCTCGCCAGAATCAAACTTCATGGTTGCGGGAATCGAAATGAATTCAATGCACTTCGGGCGCAGGCGGAAGGCAATCTGCTATGCCGCGAGCTCACCGTGCTGCCGCCCAACGAGCTGACGCCGGGCGCGTACCGCAAGCGCATCAGGGAACTCGCCAAGGACTGCGGCTGGCGGCATGAGGAATACGATCTCAGGAAATTGCGCAGGATGGGTGCCGGCGCGTTTGTCGCCGTGGCGCAGGGCAGCCACGAGGGGGACGCCGCCATTGTGCATTTGCGTTACCGCCATCCGCAAGCAAGACAAACGCTGGCGCTGGTGGGCAAAGGCATCTGTTTTGACACCGGCGGACATAATCTGAAACCCGCGCGCTACATGCAGGGGATGCATGAGGACATGAACGGCTCGGCGGTCTGCCTTGGCATTTTGCTCGCCGCAACTCGCGCCAAGCTGCCGGTGAACATCGAGTGCTGGCTGGCGATTGCGCAAAACCACATCGGGCCCAAGGCTTACAAGCAAAACGAAGTGGTGAAGGCGCTGAACGGCACCACCATCGAAATCGTGCATACCGACGCCGAGGGGCGCATGGTGCTGGCCGATACGTTGACGCTGGCGGCAAAAGCCAAGCCCTCACTGATTATCGATTTCGCCACTCTTACCGGCAGCATGGGCGTCGCTTTGGGCGAGCGCTATTCCGGCGTGCTTGGCAACCGCGAGGAATGGCTTGTGCGAGCGGTGCGGGCGGGCAAGTTGAGCGGCGAGCGGGTGTGCGCGTTTCCGCTGGATGAGGATTACGAGCAGCCGCTGGAGAGCAAAATTGCCGATATCAAGCAATGCGCCATGGACAGCGAAGCCGACCACATACTCGCCGCGCGCTTCCTCAAGCGTTTTGTGAATAACTTGCCGTGGCTGCACATGGATTTGTCGGCGAGCAGTTGCAAAGGGGGCTTAGGCGCGGTGGGAACCGATGTCACCGGCTTTGGGGTCGGCTGGGGGTTGGAAATGCTAAGGAACCTCTGA
- a CDS encoding ATP-binding protein, protein MKLYYPKSFLQLILLGFVLVSVPLVFAFFNAALYVDRLANQSQKAVYQAVQVTQGNRILVEQLTQLERTVRQFIILGDQSLLEGYAKTHQNFRETAFELARLPLDEAQKKALDELVEREQKLYAGLQKNPQDPGTSKSMALEYVLLSDLAQSILAQSNLLIDREVDVLQQTAAQAQRILLWQVLASIPIAILLAVGFTILIARPIHQLDNAIRQLGGEHFSSTIEVKGPQDLENLGQRLDWLRQRLIELEQQKTRFLRHVSHELKTPLTAIREGSELLNDEVAGKLSGEQREITSILRQNSLQLQKLIEDLLSYHTSKFRNTALDLKAVDLKNIVDKVAEDQKLALVSKNLQLQTICCETTFLGDQEKLRVIVDNLLSNAIKYSPQGGTIQINLERDDKMLQLDVIDGGLGIAEEDKSRVFDEFYQGRPAANSAVKGSGLGLAIAREHVVAHGGNIEIMDSNASGAHFRVTLPCRRAGE, encoded by the coding sequence GTGAAGCTCTACTACCCCAAATCATTTCTGCAGCTGATTCTGCTGGGTTTTGTCCTGGTGTCCGTGCCGCTGGTTTTCGCTTTTTTCAACGCCGCACTGTACGTTGATCGGCTCGCCAACCAGAGCCAGAAGGCGGTGTACCAGGCGGTGCAGGTGACCCAGGGCAACCGCATCCTGGTCGAGCAGCTCACGCAATTGGAGCGCACGGTACGCCAGTTCATCATTCTCGGCGACCAGAGCCTGCTCGAGGGCTACGCCAAGACGCACCAGAACTTCCGCGAGACCGCATTTGAACTTGCGCGACTGCCGCTCGACGAGGCGCAGAAAAAAGCGCTGGACGAGCTGGTGGAGCGGGAGCAAAAGCTCTATGCCGGCTTGCAAAAAAATCCGCAAGACCCTGGCACCAGCAAGTCCATGGCGCTGGAGTACGTATTGCTCTCCGATCTTGCCCAATCCATTCTGGCGCAAAGCAACCTGCTGATTGACCGCGAAGTGGATGTGCTGCAACAGACCGCGGCACAGGCGCAACGGATTCTGCTGTGGCAGGTGCTGGCGTCCATCCCGATTGCCATCCTGCTGGCGGTGGGTTTCACTATTCTTATCGCGCGGCCGATCCACCAGCTTGACAATGCGATCCGCCAGCTGGGGGGCGAGCATTTTTCCTCGACCATCGAAGTGAAAGGGCCGCAGGATCTGGAGAACCTCGGGCAGCGGCTCGACTGGCTGCGGCAGCGGCTGATTGAGCTCGAGCAGCAGAAAACCCGTTTCTTGAGGCATGTATCGCACGAACTGAAAACGCCGCTTACCGCGATCCGCGAAGGCAGCGAACTGTTGAACGATGAAGTGGCGGGGAAATTGAGCGGAGAGCAGCGGGAAATCACCTCCATCCTGCGCCAAAACAGCCTACAATTACAGAAACTGATTGAAGATTTGCTGAGCTACCATACCAGCAAGTTCCGCAACACCGCTCTCGACCTGAAGGCGGTCGACCTCAAAAACATCGTGGATAAAGTGGCAGAAGACCAGAAGCTGGCGCTGGTGTCGAAAAACCTGCAACTGCAAACGATTTGCTGCGAAACCACTTTTTTGGGGGATCAGGAAAAGCTGCGAGTAATCGTTGATAATTTGCTATCGAATGCCATCAAATACTCTCCGCAAGGCGGAACGATACAGATCAACCTGGAGCGCGACGACAAAATGCTGCAGCTTGATGTGATTGACGGCGGCCTGGGCATTGCCGAGGAAGACAAAAGCCGGGTGTTCGATGAGTTTTATCAGGGCCGGCCGGCGGCCAACAGCGCGGTCAAGGGCAGCGGCCTCGGCCTGGCAATAGCAAGAGAGCATGTGGTGGCGCATGGTGGCAATATCGAAATCATGGACAGCAACGCATCAGGCGCGCATTTCCGCGTGACCTTGCCGTGCAGGCGGGCGGGCGAATGA
- a CDS encoding dihydrofolate reductase, protein MAKPSATLLTPLAPHLTKRHISIIAAMAKNRVIGRSNRIPWRLPRELQMFKSLTMSHHIVMGRKTYESLNRLLPGRTTVIVTHDRKYRVPGAIVVGSLQAAIAACGNDEEIFIIGGAQLFKEALLLANRIYLTTVQAEIEGDTIMPDFDLRGWKQISKEEFKADEKNPYDYIFSVHHK, encoded by the coding sequence GTGGCCAAACCCTCTGCGACATTGCTCACACCCTTGGCACCCCATTTGACAAAACGGCATATTTCAATCATCGCCGCGATGGCAAAAAACCGCGTGATCGGCAGGAGTAACCGCATTCCCTGGCGCCTGCCGCGCGAATTGCAGATGTTCAAATCACTCACCATGAGCCACCACATTGTCATGGGGCGCAAGACTTACGAATCGCTGAATCGGCTTTTGCCCGGCCGCACCACGGTGATTGTGACGCACGACCGCAAATACCGGGTGCCCGGCGCCATCGTGGTGGGTTCATTGCAGGCGGCGATTGCGGCCTGCGGCAACGATGAGGAAATTTTCATCATCGGCGGCGCGCAGTTGTTTAAAGAGGCGCTGCTGCTTGCCAACCGGATTTATCTCACCACGGTGCAGGCGGAAATCGAAGGCGACACTATCATGCCCGATTTCGACTTAAGGGGCTGGAAACAAATATCGAAAGAAGAATTTAAAGCCGACGAAAAAAATCCGTACGATTACATCTTTTCAGTGCACCACAAATAA
- a CDS encoding type III PLP-dependent enzyme yields the protein MQMRTAAVRRRIKHEEIFDTHPEVSLDFEHVRQALAKGYSKPFLLVDTDIVRTKIRRFQAALPRVHPHYAVKANPHPQVLKTMIAEGTGFEIASIAELDILLGLGVAAGGIYYSNPMKSRQYIEYAAAKGVEWYVIDSVEELRKIVSVKQDAKLYLRIDTPNIGSDWPLSGKFGAHPTEVREMIRAAVELKADLAGVTFHVGSQCRNPQNWRVGIENALKVFQQMRVAGMNPRLLNIGGGYPVRHVKPIPSIEKIGEVVNEAIARVPETVRIMAEPGRYLVSDAAYFVCRVVGTATRAGKRWMYWDAGVFGGIIETQEGLIYEVRTDRNGRLVPWVVAGPTCDSMDVLMRDHLLPEDVQEGDYIYIPNAGAYTSSYASNFNGFPLPDVIVI from the coding sequence ATGCAAATGCGCACTGCTGCTGTACGACGAAGAATCAAACACGAAGAAATCTTCGATACACATCCCGAAGTAAGCCTGGATTTTGAGCACGTCCGGCAAGCCCTCGCCAAGGGTTACAGCAAGCCTTTCCTGCTCGTCGATACCGACATCGTCCGCACCAAAATCCGTCGTTTCCAAGCCGCTTTGCCGCGCGTGCATCCGCACTACGCGGTGAAAGCCAATCCTCATCCGCAAGTGCTGAAGACCATGATTGCGGAAGGCACAGGCTTTGAAATCGCCTCCATCGCCGAGCTCGACATCCTGCTCGGCCTGGGCGTGGCGGCCGGTGGAATCTATTACAGCAACCCGATGAAGTCGCGGCAGTACATCGAGTATGCGGCGGCCAAGGGCGTGGAATGGTATGTGATCGACAGCGTGGAAGAACTGCGCAAGATCGTGAGCGTGAAGCAGGATGCGAAACTGTATTTGCGCATCGACACCCCCAACATCGGCAGCGATTGGCCGCTTTCCGGCAAGTTCGGCGCGCATCCGACCGAAGTGCGCGAAATGATCCGCGCCGCGGTGGAACTGAAAGCCGATCTCGCGGGCGTCACTTTCCATGTCGGTTCGCAGTGCCGCAATCCGCAGAACTGGCGGGTCGGCATCGAGAACGCGCTGAAAGTGTTCCAGCAAATGCGCGTAGCGGGCATGAATCCGCGGCTTCTCAACATCGGCGGCGGCTATCCGGTGCGCCATGTGAAGCCGATTCCCTCAATCGAGAAAATCGGCGAAGTGGTGAACGAAGCGATTGCCCGGGTGCCGGAAACCGTCCGTATCATGGCCGAGCCCGGACGCTATCTGGTCTCCGACGCCGCGTATTTCGTGTGCCGCGTGGTCGGCACCGCGACCCGCGCGGGCAAGCGCTGGATGTACTGGGACGCCGGCGTGTTCGGCGGCATCATCGAAACCCAGGAAGGTCTGATTTATGAAGTGCGCACCGACCGCAACGGCCGGCTCGTTCCCTGGGTGGTGGCGGGCCCGACCTGCGATTCGATGGACGTGCTGATGCGCGATCATTTGCTGCCGGAAGACGTGCAAGAAGGCGATTACATCTACATTCCCAACGCCGGCGCGTACACCAGCTCCTACGCCAGCAACTTCAACGGCTTCCCGCTGCCGGATGTAATCGTTATCTAG
- a CDS encoding sigma 54-interacting transcriptional regulator: MNKARILLVDDDPGLLRLISLRLNASGYQVETAESGEQALARLSVSAPQLVITDLRMGGMDGIALFDAIHRVSPTLPVIILTAHGSIPEAVDATKCGVFGFLTKPFESKALLEQVEAALKLGGAMGVSSGEGDSVWRKDILTRSPAMEDVLSQARLVAESDASVLIHGDSGTGKELLAQAIHRASARNGKPFVAINCGAIPENLLESELFGYSKGSFTGATQDRKGLFQAAHGGTLFLDEIGDMPLALQVKLLRVLQEKQLRPVGSTQSMPVDVRIISATHRKLEEEMAAGRFREDLFYRLNVVSLRIPALSSRREDIPLLAGQFLQNLAGKYSKKISSFAPDALQLLVGASWPGNVRQLLNVVEQAVALCTTRIVPLTLVQKALQDEESHLSSLDEAKKRFEREYLSQLLKITDGNVSQAARLAKRNRTEFYKLLKRHALDPVLFKNPHA, encoded by the coding sequence ATGAACAAGGCTCGGATACTTTTGGTGGACGACGACCCCGGCCTGCTGCGCCTGATATCGCTGCGGCTGAATGCTTCGGGCTACCAGGTGGAAACCGCGGAAAGCGGCGAGCAGGCGCTGGCCCGGCTTTCCGTTTCCGCGCCGCAACTGGTGATTACCGATTTGCGCATGGGCGGAATGGACGGCATCGCGCTTTTCGATGCGATTCACAGGGTGAGCCCGACGCTGCCGGTGATTATTCTCACCGCACACGGCTCGATTCCCGAAGCGGTGGATGCCACCAAGTGCGGGGTGTTCGGCTTTCTCACCAAACCGTTCGAAAGCAAGGCGCTGCTTGAGCAAGTCGAAGCGGCGTTGAAGCTGGGTGGTGCAATGGGGGTGAGCAGCGGCGAGGGCGACAGCGTCTGGCGCAAGGATATTCTCACCCGCAGTCCGGCGATGGAAGACGTGCTGTCGCAAGCGCGGCTGGTGGCGGAGAGCGACGCCAGCGTCTTGATTCACGGTGATTCCGGTACCGGCAAGGAGCTGCTGGCGCAGGCGATTCACCGCGCGAGTGCCCGCAACGGCAAACCGTTTGTCGCCATCAACTGCGGCGCGATTCCAGAGAATCTGCTGGAGTCCGAGCTTTTCGGCTACAGCAAGGGTTCGTTCACCGGCGCGACGCAGGACCGCAAAGGCCTGTTCCAGGCGGCGCACGGCGGCACGCTGTTTCTCGATGAAATCGGCGACATGCCGCTCGCGCTGCAGGTAAAGCTCCTGCGCGTGTTGCAGGAGAAGCAATTGCGGCCGGTGGGCTCGACGCAAAGCATGCCGGTGGATGTGCGCATCATTTCCGCTACGCACCGCAAACTCGAAGAGGAAATGGCGGCGGGGAGATTCCGCGAGGATTTGTTTTACCGCCTGAACGTGGTGTCGCTCAGGATTCCGGCATTGTCTTCCCGCCGTGAGGATATTCCTCTGCTCGCCGGGCAGTTTTTGCAAAACCTGGCCGGCAAGTACAGCAAGAAGATAAGCAGCTTTGCTCCGGACGCGCTGCAGCTTCTGGTGGGTGCGTCCTGGCCCGGCAATGTGCGGCAATTGCTCAACGTGGTGGAGCAGGCGGTGGCTTTGTGCACGACCCGCATTGTGCCGCTCACCCTGGTGCAAAAAGCGCTGCAGGATGAAGAAAGCCATCTGTCCTCGCTCGATGAAGCGAAGAAACGCTTCGAGCGCGAATATCTTTCGCAATTGCTGAAAATCACCGATGGCAATGTTTCGCAGGCGGCGCGGCTCGCCAAGCGCAACCGCACCGAGTTTTACAAGCTGTTAAAACGCCACGCGCTTGATCCCGTGCTGTTCAAAAACCCCCACGCCTAA
- a CDS encoding MFS transporter encodes MSPRNAARNFPYWRLSSFYFFYFTFVGAFSPYWSLYLKSLDFDAAEIGVLMSLLLVMRIFAPTLWGWLADHTGKRVGIVQIGAALSVLCYLGVFFGTSFWWMFVVMALISFFWSASLPLVEATTLSHLGDSSASYGQVRLWGSIGFIAAVIIIGYVLDIAPLRILLWLVLGTMAGILFFSRYIPEAEALTHHTDHLPVSQIFKRPEVLALFAACFLMVAAHGPFYTFYSLYLVAHGYSKSVIGWLWAVGVICEVVVFIFMPHLLRHFSLAQILGVSFASAVARFLLIGWLVDSAVAIFLAQVLHATTFGSYHAAAVAAIHHFFRGRHQAKGQALYTSLTFGAGGTFGALMSGYAWESLGPSLTFSMASFFALLGLILISWKFRLKA; translated from the coding sequence GTGTCTCCACGGAACGCTGCGAGAAACTTTCCCTACTGGCGCCTTTCCAGCTTCTACTTTTTTTATTTTACCTTCGTCGGCGCGTTTTCCCCCTACTGGAGCCTGTACCTCAAATCGCTGGATTTCGACGCCGCTGAAATCGGCGTGCTGATGTCGCTGCTTCTAGTGATGCGCATTTTCGCACCCACGCTGTGGGGCTGGCTGGCAGATCACACGGGAAAACGCGTCGGCATTGTGCAGATTGGCGCCGCGCTTAGCGTCCTCTGTTATCTCGGCGTGTTTTTCGGCACCAGCTTCTGGTGGATGTTCGTGGTGATGGCGCTCATCAGCTTTTTTTGGAGCGCCTCACTGCCGCTGGTGGAAGCGACAACCTTGAGCCATCTTGGCGACAGCAGCGCGAGCTACGGGCAGGTGAGGCTGTGGGGTTCCATCGGTTTCATCGCTGCGGTCATTATCATCGGCTATGTGCTAGACATCGCGCCGCTGCGCATTCTGCTGTGGCTGGTGTTGGGCACAATGGCGGGAATTCTATTTTTCTCGCGCTACATCCCCGAAGCGGAAGCCCTCACGCACCATACCGACCATCTGCCGGTATCGCAGATATTCAAGCGCCCTGAAGTGCTGGCGCTGTTTGCCGCCTGTTTCCTGATGGTGGCTGCACACGGGCCGTTCTATACATTTTATTCGCTCTACCTTGTGGCGCACGGCTACAGCAAAAGCGTCATCGGCTGGCTGTGGGCGGTGGGAGTGATTTGCGAGGTCGTGGTGTTCATCTTTATGCCGCATTTGCTGCGGCATTTTTCGCTGGCGCAGATTTTAGGCGTGAGCTTCGCTTCGGCGGTCGCGCGCTTTCTGTTGATCGGCTGGCTGGTGGATTCGGCTGTCGCGATTTTTCTTGCGCAGGTGCTGCACGCCACGACTTTCGGCTCCTACCATGCCGCGGCGGTGGCGGCGATCCACCATTTTTTCCGCGGCCGGCATCAGGCCAAGGGGCAGGCGCTCTACACCAGCCTCACTTTCGGGGCCGGCGGAACCTTCGGCGCGCTGATGAGCGGCTATGCTTGGGAAAGTTTGGGGCCGAGCCTCACCTTCAGCATGGCCTCGTTTTTCGCGCTGTTGGGGCTGATACTGATTAGCTGGAAATTCAGGCTGAAAGCGTGA